One region of Fragaria vesca subsp. vesca linkage group LG4, FraVesHawaii_1.0, whole genome shotgun sequence genomic DNA includes:
- the LOC101311087 gene encoding 7-hydroxymethyl chlorophyll a reductase, chloroplastic-like, protein MSSLIANLSLSFSIVSSSSSSSAKGNKPNNSNSKKLKLREDWRQRSKPIPPGGTYPAKDHCSRCGLCDTYYIAHVKEACAFLGDGMSKIEELEPVVHGRGRKPDSLDEMHLGVYEELLYARKTKPVEGAQWTGIVTTIAIEMLKSGMVEAVICVQSDPEDRFSPMPVLARTPEEVLAAKGVKPTLSPNLNTLALVEAAGVKKLLFCGVGCQVQALRSVEHHLNLEKLYVLGTNCVDNGSREGLDKFLKAASSEPETVLHYEFMQDYKVHLKHLDGHIEEVPYFSLPANDLVDVIAPSCYSCFDYTNGLADLVVGYMGVPKYSGISMTQHPQYVTVRNERGREMLSLVEKLLEVTPTTSSGDRRPFVLETVKADDTAKMGRGPDPAPKFIGNVIAFLLNLVGPKGLEFARYSLDYHTIRNYLHINRTWGKERADRHIPSFAKKIVDMYNKNGEIDKMLSAK, encoded by the exons ATGTCTTCTCTCATTGCCAATCTCTCTCTTTCATTCTCCATAGTCTCCTCATCATCTTCATCTTCCGCTAAAGGTAATAAACCCAATAACTCAAACTCAAAGAAACTCAAGCTCAGAGAGGACTGGAGACAACGCTCCAAACCCATCCCTCCAGGTGGCACTTACCCAGCTAAAGACCACTGCAG TCGTTGCGGTTTGTGTGATACTTACTACATTGCCCATGTTAAGGAAGCCTGTGCTTTTTTGGGAGATGGGATGTCCAAGATTGAA GAATTGGAACCTGTAGTTCATGGTAGAGGGAGAAAGCCGGATTCTTTAGATGAAATGCACTTGGGTGTCTATGAGGAGCTGTTGTATGCTCGGAAGACCAAGCCTGTTGAAG GTGCTCAGTGGACGGGGATAGTAACAACCATTGCCATAGAAATGCTAAAATCAGGCATGGTAGAAGCTGTTATTTGTGTACAGAG TGACCCAGAGGACAGATTTTCACCAATGCCTGTATTAGCAAG GACACCTGAAGAAGTTCTAGCTGCTAAAGGTGTCAAGCCAACATTATCACCTAATCTGAATACCCTTGCCCTAGTTGAG GCTGCAGGTGTAAAGAAACTTCTATTCTGTGGTGTGGGTTGCCAGGTGCAAG CATTGAGGTCTGTGGAGCACCATCTCAATTTGGAGAAGCTGTATGTGTTAGGCACAAATTGTG TGGATAATGGGAGTCGTGAAGGGCTTGATAAGTTTTTAAAGGCTGCTAGTAGTGAACCAGAGACGGTTCTTCATTACGAGTTTATGCAAGATTACAAG GTTCACTTGAAGCATTTGGATGGTCATATTGAAGAG GTTCCTTATTTCTCTCTGCCAGCGAATGATTTAGTTGATGTAATTGCTCCTTCTTGTTATAG CTGCTTTGACTACACAAATGGTTTGGCG GATTTAGTGGTTGGATACATGGGTGTGCCGAAATATTCTGGAATCAGCATGACACAACATCCTCAGTATGTTACGGTAAG AAATGAACGTGGAAGAGAGATGCTTAGTCTGGTTGAAAAACTTCTGGAAGTTACTCCTACGACTAGTAGT GGTGATCGCCGACCATTTGTATTGGAGACAGTTAAGGCAGATGATACTGCTAAGATGG GTAGGGGTCCTGATCCTGCACCAAAGTTCATTGGCAACGTGATTGCTTTCTTGCTAAATTTG GTTGGTCCCAAGGGGCTGGAATTTGCTCGTTATTCACTTGATTACCATACCATCAGGAACTATCTGCATATTAACCGAACATGGGGAAAAGAAAG AGCTGATCGACATATACCTTCGTTTGCAAAGAAAATTGTGGATATGTACAACAAGAATGGTGAGATTGATAAGATGCTTTCCGCCAAGTGA